In one window of Clavelina lepadiformis chromosome 4, kaClaLepa1.1, whole genome shotgun sequence DNA:
- the LOC143451905 gene encoding uncharacterized protein LOC143451905, whose translation MICFYSTMRKCKNDPDRFCYICGKVTLRSRQAKITQFVKKAYYAYFRLKLGDQDKAFAPHICCRACVENLRLWSLKKIKSLPFGIPMVWREGKDHVTECYFCMTNLQGINRKNKQHVKYPDVPSAMKPVPHGPGIPVPEPPGEISEMECSSSAESKASEQDTWDAEQSTSQPKPLTQLELNDLTRDLNLTKESAQLLGSRLRENNLLAPCTTYFWYRYRDKEFRKYFNYDEDHSLVYCQDVSGLISALGIVYSSAEWRLFLDSSVKSLKVVLLHNGNKIGSVPVGHSVKLTECYEDMKFLLKSLQYSQHKWKICGDLKMISILLGLQAGYTKHPCFLCLWDSRADDRHYTQISWPPRTSFTPGFKNVKFAYLVDPQNILLPPLHIKLGLMKNYTKALDKDGPTFKFLQMKFPRISEAKLRAGVFDGPQIRELMKDEGFTAHMSAVEKRAWTGFRAVISNFLGKHRSPDYEAQVKELLESFQSLGARMSVKMHFLSSHLDYFPDNCGDYSEEQGERFHQDLRHMEERYQGYWDVNMLADYCWCLKRDLPNSTHRRKSLKRHFLSA comes from the exons atgatttgtttttacagtacaaTGAGAAAGTGCAAAAATGATCCAGACAGGTTCTGTTACATATGTGGCAAGGTCACCCTGCGCAGTCGCCAAGCAAAAATTACGCAGTTTGTTAAGAAAGCATATTATGCGTATTTTAGATTAAAACTAGGCGATCAGGACAAGGCATTTGCTCCGCACATATGTTGTAGAGCATGCGTTGAAAACTTGAGATTATGGAGcctaaagaaaataaagagcCTTCCTTTTGGTATTCCTATGGTATGGAGAGAAGGAAAAGACCATGTCACtgaatgttatttttgcatgacCAACTTACAAG gaATAAACCGGAAGAACAAACAACATGTGAAGTACCCTGATGTTCCTTCAGCCATGAAACCAGTACCACATGGCCCTGGTATTCCTGTTCCAGAACCACCTGGAGAAATAAGTGAAATGGAGTGTTCTTCATCTGCAGAGAGCAAAGCAAGTGAACAAGACACATGGGATGCAGAGCAAAGTACAAGCCAACCGAAGCCTCTTACACAGCTTGAGCTGAATGACCTAACACGAGATTTAAATCTCACCAAAGAATCCGCTCAGCTCCTAGGATCACGACTACGTGAGAACAACTTGCTAGCTCCATGCACCACATATTTCTGGTATCGGTATAGAGATAAagagtttagaaaatatttcaattatgacGAAGACCATTCCCTAGTATACTGTCAAGATGTTTCAGGATTAATATCAGCTTTGGGCATAGTCTACAGTTCGGCAgaatggcgattgtttttggactcaTCTGTAAAGAGTTTGAAGGTAGTATTACTACACAATGGCAATAAGATTGGTTCTGTTCCTGTTGGACATTCAGTGAAGCTCACTGAATGCTATGAAGACATGAAATTCCTTTTGAAATCTCTTCAGTATAGCCAacacaaatggaaaatatgtggtgacttaaaaatgatttcaatacTTCTTGGGTTACAGGCCGGTTACACTAAACatccatgttttttgtgtctgtggGACTCGAGGGCTGATGATCGCCACTACACACAAATTAGCTGGCCACCCAGAACAAGTTTTACAcctggttttaaaaatgtcaaatttgcttacttagttgatccacaaaatattcttttgccACCTCTCCACATTAAACTTGGTCTCATGAAAAACTATACCAAAGCACTTGATAAAGATGGCCCAACCTTCAAGTtcttacaaatgaaatttccACGTATCTCTGAAGCGAAGCTACGAGCAGGAGTCTTTGATGGGCCACAGATCCGTGAGCTGATGAAAGACGAAGGTTTTACTGCACACATGAGTGCAGTAGAAAAAAGAGCATGGACAGGATTTCGAgcagtaatttcaaacttccttGGAAAGCATAGAAGCCCTGATTATGAAGCACAGGTTAAAGAGCTGCTTGAAAGTTTTCAATCCCTTGGAGCCCGGATGTCTGTGAAAATGCACTTTCTGAGTTCGCATTTAGATTACTTTCCTGACAACTGTGGTGACTACAGCGAAGAACAGGGAGAGAGATTCCACCAAGACCTTCGCCATATGGAAGAAAGGTACCAAGGATACTGGGACGTAAACATGCTTGCAGATTACTGTTGGTGCTTAAAAAGAGATCTTCCCAATTCCACACatagaagaaaatctttgaagcGACACTTTTTGTCAGCATAA
- the LOC143451907 gene encoding serine hydrolase-like protein encodes MKAVKFVGGCFKSRIARQSFCVSSRLLSCNQPTNSSVAEIKTPFIFKTRLSSSSRNTMVDTSNPYISSSSRGLTKEIEIPVPWGIIAGKVLGDSTNPPVLCIHGWLDNCNTFDNLIPMLPKDKYFVFIDLPGHGLSSGIPLGMFYTTYDYIAVIERIVNHFKWKSFSFLSHSLGGNVSGVYSGTFPEKVDKLIILDAPGIFPMTPGTEAQMLRTAIESYAKFEKMQDKEPPVYTYDAARKKLLTANKSLNEEAADILLERGAQKLKDGKYVFVRDVRHNYRHPTAISAVSVSQFLSKIQAETMHIMAKDGLFNTIPKERQRVVSELIFDGFKSAEYYSRVDVEGKHHIHLCNPSGLIDHVSMHLSRPMRSGINRHQADASKAL; translated from the exons ATGAAGGCAGTAAAATTTGTGGGTGGATGTTTTAAATCAAGAATTGCACGTCAGTCTTTCTGCGTAAGTTCCAGATTACTTTCATGCAATCAGCCCACCAATTCATCTGTAGCCGAGATAAAGACACCTTTTATCTTTAAAACCAG GTTGAGCAGCTCATCACGAAATACGATGGTTGATACAAGTAATCCATACATTAGTTCGTCATCTAGAG GACTCACTAAGGAAATAGAGATTCCGGTTCCATGGggaataattgctggtaaagTTCTTGGTGATTCAACAAATCCACCTGTTTTGTGCATTCATGGATGGTTGGATAATTGCAATACATTTGACAACCTGATTCCTATGCTACCAAAAG ACAagtattttgtgtttattgaCCTACCTGGTCACGGCTTATCTTCCGGGATTCCCCTAGGAATGTTCTACACAACGTACGACTATATTGCTGTGATTGAAAGGATTGTAAATC ATTTTAAATGGAAGTCTTTCAGCTTTCTTTCTCATAGTTTGG GTGGAAATGTTAGTGGGGTG TATTCAGGAACATTTCCAGAAAAAGTTGACAAACTTATCATTCTAGATGCTCCTGGCATCTTTCCAATGACACCG GGAACGGAAGCACAAATGCTGCGTACTGCGATAGAGAGTTATgctaagtttgaaaaaatgcaGGATAAAGAACCCCCAGTTTATACGTACGATGCTGCTCGAAAAAA GCTTCTTACGGCAAACAAATCTCTGAATGAAGAAGCAGCAGACATCTTGCTTGAAAGGGGTGCACAAAAACTTAAAGACG gAAAGTACGTTTTCGTCCGTGACGTTCGTCACAACTACAGACATCCCACTGCAATCAGTGCAGTGAGTGTTTCGCAGTTTCTCTCTAAGATTCAAGCTGAAACTATGCACATTAT GGCAAAAGATGGGCTTTTTAATACTATTCCTAAAGAAAGACAGCGTGTGGTGTCAGAGCTAATTTTTGATGGATTTAAATCTGCTGAA TATTACAGCCGTGTAGATGTAGAGGGAAAACATCACATTCATCTCTGCAATCCTAGTGGACTGATTGACCATGTTTCTATGCATTTATCAAGGCCAATGAGATCCGGTATAAACCGGCACCAGGCAGATGCTTCAAAAGCATTATGA
- the LOC143451910 gene encoding serine hydrolase-like protein, translating to MKETLTYSGTSVRGLTKEIEIPVPWGIIAGKILGDSTNPPVLCIHGWLDNCNTFDNLIPLLPADKYYVFIDLPGHGLSSDFPPGMFYTTFDYAALVYRLANYFEWKVFSFIGHSLGAVIGAMFAGSFPEKVDKLILLDEVGFFPINVGNEIKQFRSSVVDYYQHESYDKPSKTYSYQDAKKRLLNANPSLTGETVDVLLERGARRLKNGMYEYRRDRRHRYQELYAVYAGNVLDFLTRIAAETIHIIADNGDLKNKEPNLTELFNSYFRDGFNNCEYYGYIEVKGKHHVHLCHPERVIHPMTSLLQRPLRPGLRSGSLISKL from the exons ATGAAAGAAACTTTGACATATTCTGGTACATCTGTCAGAG GACTCACCAAGGAAATAGAGATTCCAGTTCCATGGGGAATAATTGCCGGCAAAATTCTCGGCGATTCAACAAATCCACCTGTTTTGTGCATCCATGGATGGTTGGATAATTGCAATACATTTGACAACCTGATTCCTCTGCTACCTGCAG ATAAATATTATGTCTTCATTGATCTGCCTGGTCATGGTTTGTCTTCAGATTTTCCACCCGGCATGTTCTACACAACCTTTGATTATGCAGCTCTTGTTTACAGATTAGCAAATT ACTTTGAATGGAAAGTTTTCAGCTTCATTGGACATAGTTTGg gTGCTGTCATTGGGGCAATG TTTGCAGGTTCTTTTCCTGAGAAAGTGGACAAACTTATTTTACTGGATGAAGTTGGCTTCTTTCCTATAAACGTG ggcaatgaaataaaacagtttCGTTCCTCTGTTGTTGACTACTATCAACATGAGAGTTATGACAAACCCTCAAAAACTTATTCCTACCAAGATGCTAAGAAAAG GTTGCTGAATGCAAATCCATCTTTGACTGGTGAAACTGTAGATGTGCTTTTAGAAAGAGGAGCTAGACGACTTAAAAATG GAATGTACGAATATAGAAGAGATCGTCGCCATAGATATCAAGAGCTTTACGCAGTGTATGCTGGAAATGTGTTGGATTTTCTTACTCGAATTGCCGCTGAAACAATACACATTAT TGCAGACAATGGGGACTTGAAAAACAAAGAGCCCAACCTAACAGAACTGTTCAACAGCTATTTCAGAGATGGATTTAACAATTGTGAG TATTACGGATATATTGAAGTCAAAGGGAAACATCACGTTCATTTATGTCACCCTGAAAGAGTCATCCATCCTATGACGTCACTACTTCAAAGACCTCTGAGACCAGGATTGAGATCTGGAAGTCTTATCTCAAAATTATGA
- the LOC143451909 gene encoding serine hydrolase-like protein encodes MTGCCEYISSSKRGLTKEIEILVPWGIIAGKVLGDSTNPPVLCIHGWLDNCNTFDNLIPMLPKDNFFVFIDLPGHGLSSHLPPGMFYSKDHYVFVVDQIANYFSWATFNLLGHSLGGIISVFYAGTFPEKVDKTICLDGVVYVNEYIDGLDKPDVQWLKGRIQYYNTLNKKKPKKTTYDKLRQRLLDRNFGLKSVEIADALLERGCKKMEDGYVFRHDIRQSTNSFIDVSYNTGLQFVSNIKAESLVIHGHDGVMQRSVPKELRSFVSSSLEQSFRHSEFYQGVVVQGGHYLHLDAPERIISLLTSFLNRPIRSGLRLELPISKL; translated from the exons ATGACTGGCTGTTGTGAGTACATTAGCTCCTCAAAACGTG GACTCACCAAGGAAATAGAGATTCTAGTTCCATGGGGAATAATTGCCGGCAAAGTTCTCGGCGATTCCACAAATCCACCTGTTTTGTGCATTCATGGATGGTTGGATAATTGCAATACATTTGACAACCTGATTCCTATGCTACCAAAAG acAATTTCTTCGTTTTCATTGATCTTCCGGGCCATGGTCTCTCTTCCCATCTTCCTCCAGGAATGTTTTACTCGAAAGATCACTACGTGTTTGTTGTTGACCAGATCGCGAACT ACTTCTCATGGGCGACTTTCAATCTTTTGGGCCATAGTCTTG GTGgaataatttctgttttt TACGCTGGCACGTTTCCAGAAAAAGTAGACAAGACAATATGTCTGGATGGTGTTGTTTATGTCAACGAATACATCGATGGCTTGGAT AAGCCTGACGTACAGTGGCTTAAAGGtcgaatacaatattataaTACCTTGAATAAAAAGAAACCAAAGAAGACGACTTATGACAAACTCAGACAACG GCTCCTAGACAGAAACTTTGGACTTAAGTCTGTTGAAATAGCGGATGCTCTTCTGGAAAGAGGATGTAAAAAGATGGAGGATG GTTATGTGTTTCGTCATGATATAAGACAAAGTACTAACTCCTTCATAGATGTCAGTTACAACACTGGACTTCAGTTTGTCAGCAACATTAAAGCTGAAAGCTTAGTAATCCA TGGACATGATGGTGTCATGCAACGATCTGTGCCGAAGGAACTTCGAAGCTTTGTGAGTTCATCGTTAGAGCAATCATTTCGACACAGTGAG ttcTATCAAGGTGTAGTGGTACAAGGAGGCCATTACTTGCACTTAGATGCACCCGAGAGAATAATTTCACTTCTAACATCTTTTCTGAATAGACCAATACGAAGTGGATTACGTCTTGAATTGCCAATTTCAAAGTTGTGA
- the LOC143451908 gene encoding serine hydrolase-like protein isoform X1 has protein sequence MSDESFSHTESSNAGFTKEIEIPVPWGIISGKVLGDSTNPPVLCIHGWLDNCNTFDKLTPLLPCDKYYVFIDLPGHGLSSSFPVGMFYTHFDFVALINRLTDYFEWKVFSLIGHSMGGNICCVYAGTFPEKVDKLILLDVGGVYPLPMGLEVQHLRLSIKHYLQHETSNRSHKMYTYEKAKERLLGANPSLTEEAANILLERGVKKLEDGRNFVLFTIASTSTYRFLRDFRHNYHVPTGVYAVNGLDFLSRITAETMHIIADDGITKNLNAKKMEVYNYFMDDGFNDCEYYRHVEVKGKHHVHLCHPERVIHPMTSLLERPLRPGLRSESSASKL, from the exons atgtcgGATGAAAGTTTTTCGCACACTGAGTCATCAAATGCAG GATTCACCAAGGAAATAGAGATTCCGGTTCCATGGGGAATAATTTCTGGCAAAGTTCTCGGCGATTCAACAAATCCACCTGTTTTGTGCATTCATGGATGGTTGGATAATTGCAATACATTTGATAAATTGACTCCCTTGCTACCCTGTG aTAAATATTATGTCTTCATTGATCTGCCTGGTCACGGCTTGTCTTCAAGTTTTCCTGTTGGGATGTTTTACACACATTTCGATTTTGTCGCTCTTATAAACAGACTAACTGACT ACTTTGAATGGAAAGTTTTCAGCCTTATTGGACACAGCATGG gAGGAAACATATGTTGTGTG TACGCAGGAACTTTTCCGGAGAAAGTGGATAAGTTGATCTTGCTCGACGTGGGAGGGGTCTACCCGCTCCCAATG GGTCTAGAGGTACAACATCTACGGTTGTCAATCAAACATTATCTTCAACATGAAACGTCCAACAGGTCTCACAAGATGTACACCTATGAAAAAGCTAAAGAGag GTTGCTAGGCGCAAACCCATCATTAACTGAAGAAGCTGCAAATATACTTTTAGAAAGAGGAGTTAAAAAATTGGAAGATGGTagaaactttgttttatttacaattgCCAGTACAA GTACTTACAGATTCTTGAGAGATTTCAGACATAACTATCATGTACCCACAGGAGTTTATGCTGTGAATGGTTTGGATTTTCTATCTCGTATTACTGCTGAAACTATGCACATAAT CGCTGATGATGGCATCACGAAGAATCTTAATGCTAAAAAAATGGaagtttataattattttatggACGATGGCTTCAATGATTGTGAG TATTACAGACATGTTGAAGTCAAAGGGAAACATCACGTTCATTTATGTCACCCTGAAAGAGTCATCCATCCTATGACGTCACTACTTGAGAGACCTCTGAGGCCAGGGTTGAGATCTGAAAGCTCAGCCTCGAAATTATGA
- the LOC143451908 gene encoding serine hydrolase-like protein isoform X2, which produces MSDESFSHTESSNAGFTKEIEIPVPWGIISGKVLGDSTNPPVLCIHGWLDNCNTFDKLTPLLPCDKYYVFIDLPGHGLSSSFPVGMFYTHFDFVALINRLTDYFEWKVFSLIGHSMGGNICCVYAGTFPEKVDKLILLDVGGVYPLPMGLEVQHLRLSIKHYLQHETSNRSHKMYTYEKAKERLLGANPSLTEEAANILLERGVKKLEDGTYRFLRDFRHNYHVPTGVYAVNGLDFLSRITAETMHIIADDGITKNLNAKKMEVYNYFMDDGFNDCEYYRHVEVKGKHHVHLCHPERVIHPMTSLLERPLRPGLRSESSASKL; this is translated from the exons atgtcgGATGAAAGTTTTTCGCACACTGAGTCATCAAATGCAG GATTCACCAAGGAAATAGAGATTCCGGTTCCATGGGGAATAATTTCTGGCAAAGTTCTCGGCGATTCAACAAATCCACCTGTTTTGTGCATTCATGGATGGTTGGATAATTGCAATACATTTGATAAATTGACTCCCTTGCTACCCTGTG aTAAATATTATGTCTTCATTGATCTGCCTGGTCACGGCTTGTCTTCAAGTTTTCCTGTTGGGATGTTTTACACACATTTCGATTTTGTCGCTCTTATAAACAGACTAACTGACT ACTTTGAATGGAAAGTTTTCAGCCTTATTGGACACAGCATGG gAGGAAACATATGTTGTGTG TACGCAGGAACTTTTCCGGAGAAAGTGGATAAGTTGATCTTGCTCGACGTGGGAGGGGTCTACCCGCTCCCAATG GGTCTAGAGGTACAACATCTACGGTTGTCAATCAAACATTATCTTCAACATGAAACGTCCAACAGGTCTCACAAGATGTACACCTATGAAAAAGCTAAAGAGag GTTGCTAGGCGCAAACCCATCATTAACTGAAGAAGCTGCAAATATACTTTTAGAAAGAGGAGTTAAAAAATTGGAAGATG GTACTTACAGATTCTTGAGAGATTTCAGACATAACTATCATGTACCCACAGGAGTTTATGCTGTGAATGGTTTGGATTTTCTATCTCGTATTACTGCTGAAACTATGCACATAAT CGCTGATGATGGCATCACGAAGAATCTTAATGCTAAAAAAATGGaagtttataattattttatggACGATGGCTTCAATGATTGTGAG TATTACAGACATGTTGAAGTCAAAGGGAAACATCACGTTCATTTATGTCACCCTGAAAGAGTCATCCATCCTATGACGTCACTACTTGAGAGACCTCTGAGGCCAGGGTTGAGATCTGAAAGCTCAGCCTCGAAATTATGA
- the LOC143451908 gene encoding serine hydrolase-like protein isoform X3 gives MSDESFSHTESSNAGFTKEIEIPVPWGIISGKVLGDSTNPPVLCIHGWLDNCNTFDKLTPLLPCDKYYVFIDLPGHGLSSSFPVGMFYTHFDFVALINRLTDYFEWKVFSLIGHSMGGNICCVYAGTFPEKVDKLILLDVGGVYPLPMGLEVQHLRLSIKHYLQHETSNRSHKMYTYEKAKERLLGANPSLTEEAANILLERGVKKLEDGRNFVLFTIASTSTYRFLRDFRHNYHVPTGVYAVNGLDFLSRITAETMHIIADDGITKNLNAKKMEVYNYFMDDGFNDCEPMSGVGKLVQRKSHLRNTTERATKSVVSIQIR, from the exons atgtcgGATGAAAGTTTTTCGCACACTGAGTCATCAAATGCAG GATTCACCAAGGAAATAGAGATTCCGGTTCCATGGGGAATAATTTCTGGCAAAGTTCTCGGCGATTCAACAAATCCACCTGTTTTGTGCATTCATGGATGGTTGGATAATTGCAATACATTTGATAAATTGACTCCCTTGCTACCCTGTG aTAAATATTATGTCTTCATTGATCTGCCTGGTCACGGCTTGTCTTCAAGTTTTCCTGTTGGGATGTTTTACACACATTTCGATTTTGTCGCTCTTATAAACAGACTAACTGACT ACTTTGAATGGAAAGTTTTCAGCCTTATTGGACACAGCATGG gAGGAAACATATGTTGTGTG TACGCAGGAACTTTTCCGGAGAAAGTGGATAAGTTGATCTTGCTCGACGTGGGAGGGGTCTACCCGCTCCCAATG GGTCTAGAGGTACAACATCTACGGTTGTCAATCAAACATTATCTTCAACATGAAACGTCCAACAGGTCTCACAAGATGTACACCTATGAAAAAGCTAAAGAGag GTTGCTAGGCGCAAACCCATCATTAACTGAAGAAGCTGCAAATATACTTTTAGAAAGAGGAGTTAAAAAATTGGAAGATGGTagaaactttgttttatttacaattgCCAGTACAA GTACTTACAGATTCTTGAGAGATTTCAGACATAACTATCATGTACCCACAGGAGTTTATGCTGTGAATGGTTTGGATTTTCTATCTCGTATTACTGCTGAAACTATGCACATAAT CGCTGATGATGGCATCACGAAGAATCTTAATGCTAAAAAAATGGaagtttataattattttatggACGATGGCTTCAATGATTGTGAG CCTAtgtcaggggtgggcaaacttgttcaacgaaagagtcacttgcggaataCTACAGAGCGAGCCACAAAATCAGTAGTGTCAATACAAATACGATAA
- the LOC143451906 gene encoding large neutral amino acids transporter small subunit 1-like isoform X1: MSRQSVSSQNSNPSSSDGPGDSKIVLKQRITLVNGCALIVGTIIGSGIFISPVGVFVQCGSVGLSLIVWSLGGFFSTIGALCYAELGTTIVKSGGDYAYIREFYGPLPAFLRLWIALLIIRPTSQAAIALTFSNYLVQPFFPNCPELLPDSSIRLFAAVCIIILSLVNCASVRWATRVQDVFTAAKLLALCLIVIIGVVRICQGHFLYLTPVEAFRNTTSDIGRIVLAFYSSLYAYGGWNYLNFVTEEMKEPHKNLPRAIMISLPLVSFIYVTANIAYFTVLTPREFGISNAVAVLFGDKTLGVMTWIIPVFVSLSCFGSVNGSIFTSSRLFFVGAREGQLPNILSMIHTKKFTPVPAIIFNCLLSLLYLVAGDIWSLINYFSFFNWLCIGMAILGLLHWRYKYPDLERPVKMHIALPITFFVAAAFLVIMAVYAAPKECGIGMLIVLTGIPVYLIGVRYQHVQPKWLDKGLNSFTIGLQKLLQVVFQETQLS; this comes from the exons ATGAGTAGACAATCCGTAAGTTCGCAAAATTCCAACCCATCCAGCAGTGATGGGCCCGGGGACAGTAAGATtgtcctaaaacaaagaattacTTTGGTAAATGGCTGTGCCTTAATCGTCGGTACAATTATCGGCTCTGGAATTTTTATCTCACCTGTTGGTGTGTTTGTTCAATGTGGCTCAGTTGGACTTAGTCTTATAGTTTGGTCCCTCGGCGGTTTCTTTTCCACAATCGGAGCTTTGTGTTATGCTGAATTGGGGACGACTATTGTCAAATCTGGAGGTGATTATGCGTACATCAGAGAATTTTATGGCCCCTTGCCAGCCTTCCTAAGACTGTGGATTGCCTTGCTCATTATAAGGCCCACCTCGCAAGCTGCTATTGCTTTGACGTTTTCAAACTATCTGGTGCAACCTTTCTTTCCAAACTGTCCCGAGTTGCTTCCAGATTCTTCAATACGACTGTTTGCTGCTGTTTGCATAA TTATTCTTTCTCTGGTCAACTGCGCCAGCGTAAGATGGGCAACTCGTGTCCAAGATGTTTTCACTGCTGCAAAGTTGTTAGCCCTTTGCCTTATCGTAATTATTGGAGTTGTAAGAATTTGCCAAG GGCACTTCTTGTACTTGACACCGGTGGAAGCATTTCGAAACACCACGAGTGACATCGGGCGTATTGTCCTGGCATTTTACAGCAGTCTCTATGCATATGGAGGATG GAATTACCTAAACTTTGTGACTGAAGAAATGAAAGAACCACACAA gaacttGCCAAGAGCGATCATGATTTCCCTTCCATTGGTCTCCTTTATTTATGTCACAGCTAACATTGCATATTTCACCGTCCTCACACCACGAGAATTTGGAATTTCGAACGCCGTAGCAGTG CTTTTTGGCGATAAAACCTTGGGTGTGATGACTTGGATTATTCCAGTTTTTGTTTCACTTTCCTGCTTCGGTTCTGTCAACGGATCAATTTTCACATCATCCAG ATTGTTCTTTGTCGGTGCAAGGGAAGGGCAACTACCAAACATTTTATCCATGATTCACACCAAGAAATTCACACCAGTTCCGGCAATTATTTTCAAT TGTCTCTTGTCTCTACTCTACCTGGTAGCAGGAGATATTTGGAGTTTAATCAATTACTTCAGCTTCTTCAATTGGTTGTGCATTGGCATGGCCATCTTGGGCCTTCTACATTGGCGCTATAAGTACCCTGATCTTGAAAGGCCAGTTAAG ATGCACATTGCTCTTCCTATTACTTTCTTCGTGGCTGCGGCTTTTCTGGTCATTATGGCCGTCTACGCAGCCCCGAAAGAGTGTGGCATCGGCATGCTAATCGTGCTCACTGGCATCCCAGTTTATTTGATTGGAGTCCGTTACCAGCACGTACAACCTAAGTGGTTGGACAAGGGCTTAA
- the LOC143451906 gene encoding large neutral amino acids transporter small subunit 1-like isoform X2: MSRQSVSSQNSNPSSSDGPGDSKIVLKQRITLVNGCALIVGTIIGSGIFISPVGVFVQCGSVGLSLIVWSLGGFFSTIGALCYAELGTTIVKSGGDYAYIREFYGPLPAFLRLWIALLIIRPTSQAAIALTFSNYLVQPFFPNCPELLPDSSIRLFAAVCIIILSLVNCASVRWATRVQDVFTAAKLLALCLIVIIGVVRICQGHFLYLTPVEAFRNTTSDIGRIVLAFYSSLYAYGGWNYLNFVTEEMKEPHKNLPRAIMISLPLVSFIYVTANIAYFTVLTPREFGISNAVAVLFGDKTLGVMTWIIPVFVSLSCFGSVNGSIFTSSRLFFVGAREGQLPNILSMIHTKKFTPVPAIIFNCLLSLLYLVAGDIWSLINYFSFFNWLCIGMAILGLLHWRYKYPDLERPVKMHIALPITFFVAAAFLVIMAVYAAPKECGIGMLIVLTGIPVYLIGVRYQHVQPKWLDKGLNRITIFLQKVLRVVFQEAN, translated from the exons ATGAGTAGACAATCCGTAAGTTCGCAAAATTCCAACCCATCCAGCAGTGATGGGCCCGGGGACAGTAAGATtgtcctaaaacaaagaattacTTTGGTAAATGGCTGTGCCTTAATCGTCGGTACAATTATCGGCTCTGGAATTTTTATCTCACCTGTTGGTGTGTTTGTTCAATGTGGCTCAGTTGGACTTAGTCTTATAGTTTGGTCCCTCGGCGGTTTCTTTTCCACAATCGGAGCTTTGTGTTATGCTGAATTGGGGACGACTATTGTCAAATCTGGAGGTGATTATGCGTACATCAGAGAATTTTATGGCCCCTTGCCAGCCTTCCTAAGACTGTGGATTGCCTTGCTCATTATAAGGCCCACCTCGCAAGCTGCTATTGCTTTGACGTTTTCAAACTATCTGGTGCAACCTTTCTTTCCAAACTGTCCCGAGTTGCTTCCAGATTCTTCAATACGACTGTTTGCTGCTGTTTGCATAA TTATTCTTTCTCTGGTCAACTGCGCCAGCGTAAGATGGGCAACTCGTGTCCAAGATGTTTTCACTGCTGCAAAGTTGTTAGCCCTTTGCCTTATCGTAATTATTGGAGTTGTAAGAATTTGCCAAG GGCACTTCTTGTACTTGACACCGGTGGAAGCATTTCGAAACACCACGAGTGACATCGGGCGTATTGTCCTGGCATTTTACAGCAGTCTCTATGCATATGGAGGATG GAATTACCTAAACTTTGTGACTGAAGAAATGAAAGAACCACACAA gaacttGCCAAGAGCGATCATGATTTCCCTTCCATTGGTCTCCTTTATTTATGTCACAGCTAACATTGCATATTTCACCGTCCTCACACCACGAGAATTTGGAATTTCGAACGCCGTAGCAGTG CTTTTTGGCGATAAAACCTTGGGTGTGATGACTTGGATTATTCCAGTTTTTGTTTCACTTTCCTGCTTCGGTTCTGTCAACGGATCAATTTTCACATCATCCAG ATTGTTCTTTGTCGGTGCAAGGGAAGGGCAACTACCAAACATTTTATCCATGATTCACACCAAGAAATTCACACCAGTTCCGGCAATTATTTTCAAT TGTCTCTTGTCTCTACTCTACCTGGTAGCAGGAGATATTTGGAGTTTAATCAATTACTTCAGCTTCTTCAATTGGTTGTGCATTGGCATGGCCATCTTGGGCCTTCTACATTGGCGCTATAAGTACCCTGATCTTGAAAGGCCAGTTAAG ATGCACATTGCTCTTCCTATTACTTTCTTCGTGGCTGCGGCTTTTCTGGTCATTATGGCCGTCTACGCAGCCCCGAAAGAGTGTGGCATCGGCATGCTAATCGTGCTCACTGGCATCCCAGTTTATTTGATTGGAGTCCGTTACCAGCACGTACAACCTAAGTGGTTGGACAAGGGCTTAA